Genomic DNA from Corylus avellana chromosome ca4, CavTom2PMs-1.0:
cattttatttatttaatatatatagtttgggACAAAGTTTGCTGGCGTTGACTCAAGTCAAGAAACTAGTCTCTgcaatagtttttattttttttctaatcaaattgtAGCGTGCCAATgataagtttattttattagagtCTTTGTTTATATGAGTAATCCTAAAGTCTATACCACATGGGGTCTCACAATTGTCCCGTGCTTAATACGgacccttttttccttttttttattcgtTGTTGATTTCTACATTAACCAGTggacattttatttatttaatttagtttgCTGGGGTTGACTTGCGTGTTTACTCAAGTCAAGAAACTACTCTCTGCAATagttttaaattggtttgaagctccaatttattatttattttttaattaaattgggaTAGGGGTACAAGTGATCAAAATATCGAAAGGAGGTGGGCTCCCCTACAACAGACTCAAACACAAAAATTAACGGTGCAAGTAAACAAACCAAAGTAGAAAATGGGCTGAATAAATGGCCCGGTCCTCTCCAAGGGAATGCATAAAGCGGTTTAAAAAGCGAAAGGAGTAAACGAAGAGTACGAACCTCAAGAAGTTTGCAAACCCTAATTGGAGGTGTAAGAACCCCATGAGATCCAAACCCATTTGTACCCCAGCTCAGAACAACATTGACCACCCGAAGGAAGTCATATCAAGAAAGAGTAAGATCTGAATTTGGAATCGAAGAGAAGGGAGTATGGTCTTCATAAACACTAGTATCTGCTACAAAATTTAAACCCTAAATACAGAGGGAgacaaaaacccacaaaacccaaacaaaacaacaagaagtacatgaaaacaaaggaaaaatagaaaataaaaacaaaagcagaAATGCAACACAAAACCCATCAACCAGCAGTGAAGGCGGTATTGAAGGTGGAGGAGTGGCCAGAGGAGTCCACTGTCTGGGGCATGGGGATCACGTGCCAGCGCATGTAGGGCTGATGACAGATTGCAAGGTGGCGGTGAGGAGCTAGGCATCCGGTGATGACGGTGGAATGGCGATTGTAGGCTTGGGTTTTAAAGAAAACCCATTTATGAACCTAGGGAGATCTTGGCTGTAGAGTGGAGGACGGCAAGCGGCAAGGGGCCAAACGGGGAAGGAGGCGGGCAACCCATGGCAGTGGGCAGTGGTTAGCGGAAGATAGAGAAAAAACACTATGTTGGCGGGCAaccaaaaaaggaagaaaacatgaaaagaaCTACAACCGAAGAAGAACGAAAGGGAGATGGGAGGTTCCCTCCTCCCCAGAAAACCACACTGACGTTGGTAGAAAACCTCACAAGGAGGTAGTGTTTTCTCTACTTAGAGGGAAGGAGGAGCTTCTCTCACTAAAAATGAGAGAAGCAGTTGGTTTTTGACGCTCCAATTTTGAGGGAAGAAGGATTCGTccactttttttcaaatgaaataactattattaatttttttttacatgttcgcaTAAAAGGGAGGATGGGGATACGAACTAGTAACCTCTCCTTCATGAAGTGTGgtctccaaccgattgagctactccttgaaGACACATTGACGactttttggtaatttgagagaTATATTGTCTCAATTAAGAATTTTGAAGAATTGTCAATTATGTGGTAGTTTGAAAAAACTCTATGCTGGAGCTCAAGGTGGCCTTTTCATTATCAATGCTTTCTGCAATCAAGCCATCAAAACCCCACCAGCTGCTAGCTGAGGAATCCCAAGAATTTACTCTCAAAAGTTCCAACTTTATGCTGCCATTATTTTAGAAATCCGAAGAAATTAGCTTGTGCATAATGCTATCCAACCTGTGATATCTCATTTCATTCAACAAATCTCTTCCACTACAAGGGATCACATTATTGCTAGGAAATATTATTTCCCCTTCAAGTTGGTCCCCTCCTCTACTTGGTAGCATCAAAGTCAACTTTGATGTGGCAATGAGGACTGATTTTGCTGTGGCTGCCATGGTTATTAGTGACTCGATCGGATGGGAACATTACCAAGGCTGCTTCTAAGCGTTTATCCACCAATGATGAAGCTAATGGAGAAGCTCAAGCAGCCTTTCTGGCCATCCAAACAAGCTCCTGTGGAGTAAATTCCCTTGTCTTGGAAGGGGATGCTCTTGATGTTACCCCTGCAATTCAAAGACCAAATCTGTTTGCTGGTTGGAATTTTGCCAATACTATTTCAGATATCAGCTTTAGtttgctttctttttatatagCTAGCTGGAAAGTTATGAAAGTTTCAAGGAGTCTAAGTTTAGAGCATCTTGTTTAGTTACGTGAACTGCTTTCTATCTTATGTTTGGATGCATTCTCAATTGTATTCAAAACAAGAGTGAAAAAGAACCCACTTTCTAACCTTTTTTCCcttattgaatagaaaaaataaaataaaatttttggactgtgttcaaatttgtttttatttttgttcgcCGGGAGCTTTCTAGATTTATAAATGATGCACCAGCAAGCGTTTTCGCCTTCAATAAATCAATCCACTCAATTCTGGAGAACAAATAGGACTTGGTTTCAAGTTTACAAAGCTTGAGTTGACTCTATTGCACCTCATCTGCCCCCTCGTATACTAATACGGCTATATACTCCTATATGAGTagattttcttcaattttgatAAGGGCCAAAGGATTATATTTTTAAGTGAATGTAAATATCTACAAAAGGGTCCGTTTGTTTCaatgtttttggtgtttggtacaatggaaaataacaaagtaaaaatatttccttattatatatatatatatatgttgtgaataaaaattggtttttataggttaatatgattgaatgaaaatataaaaagaagaatGTTACACAACTATcttttaaccatttattttttcaaatccaatggatcaaccattgaatttgtgggtCCCATGCAAATTTAATGTtacattcattcattcattgtATGGAGATGGTTGAAGAGTGAATTTTATCATCttctataaaaaatatatatatatgtttataattTTCAGTACTGTGCACCAAAcgccaataaatatttttagagggaaatgttttcttgaaaaataattttccaacaaaaaatattttacgtcgaaacaaacgaaGCATAAATACTTTCTCTAGTCCTAACTCCTAAGAAAGATCAATGCTTACCAAGCTAAGGACGTACGCATTGCTGCCATATCTAATTATCTATAGCTCTTTGCATTGCCATCAAAAAATTTACGCTaaccaaatttaaaattatttttggaaaCATGCATTAAGTTGTTTCcagattttagtttttttggtgtttttcattttcatgacttgttttagtttttaaaactgTTTGCCAAATGCACATCAACAGTATTATAGAAACGTATTTTGCAGTTTTTctgtttccaaaaaaatttggtagcatttctctttgccATTTGCACCATTTTATTACCATCTTGGTAGGTGTATATTTATGGCGTATATCCATCCCTAAAAGAATAgattttttctctaaattggatTGTAAGAAAAATTTTCTATTCTAGTATTTAAAAGTGTCACGTGTCTCTTAATATATGAGacataatgtgttttttttctttttcttaatattattattattatatgtacttctcatatatttttttactaccACTAATTAAAACATTATGCGATGATGACAGGCCAACTGTGAGCGCACATGCGGTCCGTTTGGCATTGGCATGTCGTTACTATTTAGTTCGAAGttattgtagcaaaaattgattgatgtaaaaaaaaatatatatgtttagtatagaaaaataaaaaaaaaattgttttgtagtgatttttttattttaatagtaataaaaaataatttatatgatgtaataaataagaatatggaaagttgaatttttttttgatgaatagtgATTGAATGTTGGCAAACGGTGCCGTGAGACTTCGAGCTAGTGCTTAGGAGACGTAtaaaaccccttttttttttttttttttttttttcaaggtcGCTAATGTAATTGTTGTGCATTTCAATTTAAAACTATTACTTCATTTTGGATGTCCCATTCAAAATACTCcattcaaactatcaaaatttaTAACTATCTCTAAGGCAACAGAAAGGCAAAtaatcttaaaatttttaataacagaaaaattttcttataaattaaaaattaaacaaaaaaaacgtCGGTGACTATCTTAAGTTGGCCgaggggtggccgatccacttTCAAATGGCCAAGGAATTATTCGGCAGCCCCCTTCGACTATATCTAAATGGCCAATCCACCTTATGGCCATATTGGAAGTAATTCAGCCacctctcaatttttatttttcaattgattGGATGGCCACAAAACATCTCAAATAACAACGAGAGTGGCTCActctaaaaaaaacatatggCCAACAGAGAGTGCCCGATCCACTCCTTACTTATTTGAGGTATTGCAGCTACATGTTAAATGTCATAGgcccacaaaaaataaaaaataaaagtttatcaAATATACACAATATTTGATAACGTGATGTGAAGCAAAAGACTTGGAAATTCGATAAAAAAGCCCCACCACACAATGGATAATGACTTTCGAATTTCTGTAGCTGGACATGTCAATATGAACTACTTTGGAGTAAAGCTTGGTGTGCTTCTTggttggtttggaaaaaaacGGCAACTTGCCTGTCAGTTGTGAAATTAAACAGATTAGTTGGGtgacctttaaaaaaaaattcattataaaaaaataagggtggcCGAATCACTTCAAATGACTATGATGGTAGAGATATGGCGAAGAAAAAATGGTTAAAGGTAACTCAGCTACATGTTAGACACTTAAATTGCCATGTGCCCAGAGATAATGAGccgctttaaaaataaaaaataaaaaataaaaaacctatgAAATGCACGCAGAAGCTCTCTTATCGTGAAACACAAGACTTGGNNNNNNNNNNNNNNNNNNNNNNNNNNNNNNNNNNNNNNNNNNNNNNNNNNNNNNNNNNNNNNNNNNNNNNNNNNNNNNNNNNNNNNNNNNNNNNNNNNNNCTAAACCTGCCACCACAGGTCGCGCTATGGGTCTTGCCAAGGATGGCCAGTCATTAAATTCGACGGATAATACTTTTGTTGCAGTGGAGTTTGACATTTATTCCAATGGATATGATCCACGTGGCGAACATGTAGGTATTGATATAAACTCCATGCTATCTGTTGCTAATGTGTCATGGCAGGGGAGTAGAATATCTATTATGGAAGGGAGAATTAATGAAGCTCGGATTGGTTATAATTCAAGTTCTCATAATTTCAGTGTTCTCTTCACTGGTCTCATAAACAATGCTACTGTATGGCAATCCCTTTCTTACATTGTTGATTTGAGAGATCACCTACCTGAATGGGTTACTTTTGGATTCTCAGCCGCAACAGGAAATGCTTCTGCAATGCATACAATTCACACATGGGATTTTAGGTCAAGTTTGGAAGATACGACAATGGCAGGTAGTCCAAGCCCGAATTCGGCCCCTAACCAAAGGAAAAACAAGAGGTTAGGATTAGTCGTGGGGTTGGGTGTTGGTGGATCTATTTTGCTTGGTGTGTTTGCTTTAATTCTATTTGGCTTTTGGAAGAGGAATAGGAGGGACGCAGAAGCAGAAGAGGATCTTGCCTTGGATAGGTACATGGATGACGAATTTCAAAGGGAAACATGGCCGAAGAGGTTTTCATTTAATGAATTGGCTTACGCCACGAAGAATTTTAATGATGAAGAAAAGTTAGGCCAAGGAGGATTTGGTGGGGTTTACAGAGGACTTTTAAGGGGCTCAAATTCCTTCATTGCTGTTAAGAGGGTATCTAAAGGGTCTAAACAGGGGATAAAGGAGTATGCATCtgaagtaaaaattattagtcAATTGAGACATAGGAATTTGGTGCAACTCATTGGATGGTGTCATGAAAGAAGAGAACTCTTACTTGTCTATGAGTTGATGCCCAATGGAAGCTTAGATTCACATCTTTTTACTGAAGAAAGCTTATTGACATGGGCAATGAGGTACAAAGTTGCTCAAGGATTGGGATCGGCCTTGCTTTACTTGCATGAGGAATGGGAACAATGCGTGGTTCATCGGGATATAAAATCAAGTAATATTATGCTTGATTCAAACTTTAATGCTAAACTTGGGGATTTTGGGCTAGCTATGCTTGTGGACCATGTTAAAGGGTCACAAACCACTATATTGGCAGGAACTAGGGGTTACATGGCTCCTGAATGTTTCACAACTAGTAAGGCTAGCAAGGAGTCAGATGTATATAGTTTCGGAATTGTCGCTCTGGAAATTGCTTGTGGAAGAAAACCAATCAAGCCCAATGCCCCTGAAGATCAAGTTGTCATGGTGGAATGGGTTTGGGAGCTCTACAGAATAGGAAAAGTACTTGAAGCAGCTGACCCAAGGTTGGGTGGAGATTTTGATGTGCAGCAATTGGAGCGTTTGATGATTGTAGGGCTTTGGTGCGCTCACCCTGATCGAAACCTTAGACCTTCAATAAGGCAAACAATTCATGTTCTCAATTTAGAGGCTCCATTGCCTATTCTTTCATCAAATATGCCAAGGCCAGAAGATTTTGCTCCAGCAATGAATAGACATTCAATGTCATCACTTTCTATGTCTAATATTGCTTCTGATTATGGGGGAAGATAGAATCCATATTCAAGCAAATCGTTGGACAATTTCCTCACTATCTGCGTCATATGCTGCAACTCCTTCATCTACATCACTTTATTTCATACATGCTAAATTGTTCCAAGGTATAGTTAATTTCAAATTCTTATATATGCTTTGATTAGGTGTTCAATTTTTACACTACATTGTCACTTCTTTGTGTTTCATTTTACATTTTAGTTTTATCAATGCTCAACATTTTTTAGAGTGTAACTAATATACATGTGTATGTGCTTTCTACCCTAAATATGAATTACGTACAATACATGTATAAGCAAGTAAGCAACCCAATTGTCCCAATTAAATTGTGAACCTTTGATGGATTGAACGtcataatcataataacataacatattttagata
This window encodes:
- the LOC132178082 gene encoding L-type lectin-domain containing receptor kinase IX.1-like — encoded protein: MGLAKDGQSLNSTDNTFVAVEFDIYSNGYDPRGEHVAATGNASAMHTIHTWDFRSSLEDTTMAGSPSPNSAPNQRKNKRLGLVVGLGVGGSILLGVFALILFGFWKRNRRDAEAEEDLALDRYMDDEFQRETWPKRFSFNELAYATKNFNDEEKLGQGGFGGVYRGLLRGSNSFIAVKRVSKGSKQGIKEYASEVKIISQLRHRNLVQLIGWCHERRELLLVYELMPNGSLDSHLFTEESLLTWAMRYKVAQGLGSALLYLHEEWEQCVVHRDIKSSNIMLDSNFNAKLGDFGLAMLVDHVKGSQTTILAGTRGYMAPECFTTSKASKESDVYSFGIVALEIACGRKPIKPNAPEDQVVMVEWVWELYRIGKVLEAADPRLGGDFDVQQLERLMIVGLWCAHPDRNLRPSIRQTIHVLNLEAPLPILSSNMPRPEDFAPAMNRHSMSSLSMSNIASDYGGR